A region of Plantactinospora sp. BC1 DNA encodes the following proteins:
- a CDS encoding lytic polysaccharide monooxygenase codes for MVLRILAVAASAVVLLAAALAISQQTADAHGSTINPASRNYGCWKRWGNDFQNPAMATQDPMCWQAWQADPSAMWNWNGLYREGVNGNHQAAVPSGQLCSAGETGGIRYAALDNPGNWQATNVGSSFNVTVHDQALHGADYFRIYVTRQGFNPLTQRLGWGDLELVRETGRYAPGEGTRETGDSVLNGVSITMPVSAPGRSGRHIVFVIWKASHADQNYYWCSDVNFGGSNPQPTATPTRTPAPTPTRTTPPPTTTPTRTPPAGGTGSCTAAYAVTGTWSGGFQADVRVTAGSAAIRGWTVTWTFANGQQVSNSWGATVTSSGSAVTARNTDYNGSLAAGASTTFGFLGSQTGSNPVPTLSCTATT; via the coding sequence ATGGTCCTGCGGATCCTCGCGGTCGCGGCGAGCGCGGTCGTCCTCCTCGCCGCCGCCCTCGCGATCTCCCAGCAGACCGCGGACGCGCACGGCTCGACGATCAACCCGGCCTCCCGCAACTACGGCTGCTGGAAGCGCTGGGGCAACGACTTCCAGAACCCGGCGATGGCCACCCAGGACCCGATGTGCTGGCAGGCCTGGCAGGCCGACCCGAGCGCCATGTGGAACTGGAACGGGCTCTACCGGGAGGGCGTGAACGGCAACCACCAGGCCGCCGTGCCGAGCGGCCAACTGTGCAGCGCCGGTGAGACCGGCGGCATCCGGTACGCCGCACTGGACAACCCGGGCAACTGGCAGGCCACCAACGTCGGCAGCAGCTTCAACGTCACCGTGCACGACCAGGCGCTGCACGGCGCCGACTACTTCCGGATCTACGTCACCCGACAGGGGTTCAACCCGCTCACCCAGCGGTTGGGCTGGGGCGACCTCGAACTGGTCCGGGAAACCGGCCGGTACGCCCCCGGCGAGGGCACCCGGGAGACCGGTGACTCCGTGCTGAACGGCGTCTCCATCACGATGCCGGTGAGCGCGCCGGGACGGTCCGGCCGGCACATCGTCTTCGTGATCTGGAAGGCCAGCCACGCCGACCAGAACTACTACTGGTGCAGCGACGTCAACTTCGGCGGCAGCAACCCGCAGCCGACGGCGACGCCGACCCGTACCCCCGCGCCGACGCCGACCCGCACCACCCCGCCGCCGACCACCACGCCGACCCGTACCCCGCCGGCCGGCGGCACGGGTAGCTGCACGGCGGCGTACGCCGTCACCGGCACCTGGTCCGGTGGTTTCCAGGCCGACGTACGGGTCACCGCCGGCAGCGCCGCGATCCGGGGCTGGACGGTGACCTGGACCTTCGCCAACGGGCAACAGGTCAGCAACTCGTGGGGCGCCACGGTCACCAGCAGCGGATCGGCCGTCACCGCCCGGAACACCGACTACAACGGCAGTCTCGCCGCCGGTGCCAGCACCACCTTCGGGTTCCTCGGGTCGCAGACCGGCAGCAACCCGGTACCGACCCTGAGCTGCACCGCCACCACCTGA
- a CDS encoding DUF2726 domain-containing protein codes for MAETGSGGQPSTRSTRLPAEPAATGATIERAGRIVRPDQRLGQLVPRRPEGVTGGQWNAASRALFDFVVSDPDGAAASFAVELVDTSVQTPQTHRDDRMKHAVCDAVGLELLRIESATLQPRTHGRRIVEYVIDARAFQAATGDPAEYAALAPDAPRSYRDIVGRLPDGSSGHVNDLGAAARSAAVEAYVNRELVDPILRSLHLDWKDGPAEGWAWLQVRPGAYLFERVRVWQQRFNCGIEPGRLAEDLATMAVGERLRLRETVELPLTGRDRLTGELDGLRRRRDELLNPYAFEHVSFD; via the coding sequence ATGGCAGAGACTGGTAGCGGCGGACAGCCGTCGACGCGATCCACCCGGCTTCCCGCCGAACCGGCGGCGACCGGCGCAACCATCGAGCGGGCGGGTCGGATCGTCCGGCCCGACCAGCGGCTCGGCCAGCTCGTGCCACGCCGTCCCGAGGGCGTCACCGGCGGCCAGTGGAACGCGGCCAGCCGGGCGCTCTTCGACTTCGTGGTCTCCGATCCGGACGGTGCGGCGGCGTCGTTCGCGGTCGAGCTGGTCGACACCAGCGTGCAGACCCCGCAGACGCACCGGGACGACCGGATGAAGCACGCCGTCTGCGACGCGGTCGGCCTGGAACTGCTCCGGATCGAGTCGGCGACGTTGCAGCCGCGCACGCACGGCCGGCGGATCGTCGAGTACGTCATCGACGCCCGCGCCTTCCAGGCCGCCACCGGCGACCCGGCCGAGTACGCCGCACTCGCCCCGGACGCGCCGCGCAGCTACCGCGACATCGTCGGTCGGTTGCCGGACGGCAGCAGCGGGCACGTCAACGACCTCGGGGCGGCCGCCCGGTCGGCGGCGGTGGAGGCGTACGTCAACCGGGAGCTGGTCGACCCGATCCTGCGCAGCCTGCACCTGGACTGGAAGGACGGCCCGGCCGAGGGTTGGGCGTGGCTCCAGGTGCGACCGGGGGCGTACCTCTTCGAACGGGTCCGGGTCTGGCAGCAGCGCTTCAACTGCGGGATCGAGCCGGGCCGGCTCGCCGAGGACCTCGCCACGATGGCGGTGGGGGAGCGGCTCCGGCTGCGCGAGACCGTCGAGTTGCCGTTGACCGGCCGGGACCGGCTGACCGGCGAACTCGACGGGTTGCGCCGCCGTCGGGACGAGTTGCTCAACCCGTACGCCTTCGAGCACGTCTCGTTCGACTAG
- a CDS encoding Hsp20/alpha crystallin family protein, giving the protein MLMRTDTFRELDRFAQQALGTLSSGTWSRPTAIPMDSYRNDDEFVVAFDLPGVAPDAIEINVERNLLTVRAERRPPALGEGARVQVSERPLGVFSRQLFLGDGLDTDRIEASHENGVLAVRIPVKEQAKPRRVAITSGGSRQKVISA; this is encoded by the coding sequence ATGTTGATGCGCACCGACACCTTCCGCGAACTCGACCGGTTCGCGCAGCAGGCCCTCGGCACCCTGAGTTCGGGCACCTGGTCCCGGCCGACGGCCATTCCGATGGACTCCTACCGCAACGACGACGAGTTCGTCGTCGCGTTCGACCTACCCGGGGTCGCCCCGGACGCGATCGAGATCAACGTAGAGCGCAACCTGCTGACCGTCCGCGCCGAACGCCGGCCGCCGGCCCTCGGCGAAGGCGCCCGGGTCCAGGTCTCCGAACGACCGCTCGGGGTCTTCTCCCGGCAGCTCTTCCTCGGCGACGGCCTGGACACCGACCGGATCGAGGCGAGCCACGAGAACGGTGTGCTGGCCGTGCGGATCCCGGTGAAGGAGCAGGCGAAGCCCCGCCGGGTGGCGATCACCTCCGGCGGATCACGACAGAAGGTCATCAGCGCCTGA
- a CDS encoding HSP18 transcriptional regulator, with product MTRGRERERMDQQGRAERARSTGAGAPATPTGAAFDRVLAVTTRLGDPTTPGPRRGVERPAARAGTVATAGEQDGAEVALDQVLTALVLLRQLRADLESWEPRLIAAARQRGASWAELAPALGVASRQAAERRYLRLRPAEDDAAPQTRDDRVRAERDRRAGDRAAARWARDNGADLRQLAGQITALTDLGSAARPSLDRLHDALGGTDPNALVRPLADTRRHLRSDHPALAAQVDAMNEHLDEVRQRTARRRGQPRG from the coding sequence ATGACACGAGGTCGAGAGCGGGAACGGATGGATCAGCAGGGGCGGGCCGAGCGGGCACGGTCAACCGGAGCCGGCGCACCGGCGACGCCGACCGGCGCGGCGTTCGACCGGGTGCTGGCGGTCACCACCCGGCTCGGCGACCCGACCACCCCCGGCCCGCGCCGGGGCGTCGAGCGGCCGGCGGCTCGCGCCGGGACGGTGGCGACGGCGGGCGAGCAGGACGGCGCCGAGGTGGCGCTCGACCAGGTCCTCACGGCCCTCGTCCTGCTCCGGCAACTCCGCGCGGACCTCGAGTCCTGGGAGCCCCGACTCATCGCCGCCGCCCGGCAACGCGGTGCCAGTTGGGCCGAGCTGGCACCGGCCCTCGGGGTGGCGAGCCGGCAGGCCGCCGAGCGCCGCTACCTGCGACTGCGCCCGGCCGAGGACGACGCCGCGCCGCAGACCCGGGACGATCGGGTACGCGCCGAGCGCGACCGCCGGGCCGGCGACCGCGCGGCCGCCCGCTGGGCCCGGGACAACGGTGCCGACCTGCGCCAGCTCGCCGGGCAGATCACCGCGCTGACCGATCTCGGCTCCGCGGCCCGGCCCAGCCTGGACCGGCTGCACGACGCCCTCGGCGGCACCGACCCGAACGCGCTGGTCCGGCCGCTCGCCGACACCCGGCGACACCTCCGCTCCGACCATCCGGCGCTCGCGGCCCAGGTCGACGCGATGAACGAACACCTCGACGAGGTACGCCAGCGCACCGCCCGGCGGCGCGGCCAGCCGCGCGGCTGA